ACTAGTGCCAGAACCGCCGGCCCCGCCCTGGGCGACCCCCGTGGCGTGGGCCGTGCTGCCGCCGCCGATCGTGAATCCCCCATGAATGCGGGCGTCACCGCCGTTGCCGCCGAAACCGCCGAGGGTGGCCCCACCACCCGCACCGGCGGTCGCCTTCCCCGCCGCGGTCGCATTGTCACCGTTTGCGGAGAGGTAACCGCTACCACCGGAGCCTCCGACACTGCCCGCACCGGTACCCGTCCCGCCGGCCCCACCGAGCACAGCACCGCTCGCGTGCTGCCCGGTGAACGGGGTGTAGTAGCCACTCACCAGTTCAGCATGGCCGCCATTTCCACCGGTGCCGCTCTGAAGACCGTCACCGCCGGCACCTCCGGTAGCGCTGCCGGTCGCGGTGCTGTCCGCACCCCCGGCCCGCACCCAGCCGTGTCCGCCGTTCCCGCCGACCCCACCGGTACCCGTGGCATCACCGCCAGCACCGCCAGTGGCGTGAGCGTCGGTGATCACGCCAGCCTGGTTGGCCAACACACTGCCGGCCCCACCCGCACCACCGACGCTGCCCGCACCAGTACCAGACCCGCCCGCACCACCGATCGCGCTACCTTGCGCCGCGCTACCCGCACCATCGGCCTCCACACTGCCAGCACCACCCGCACCACCGGCACCGCCGAGATCCCCGGCCCCGCCCAGACCACCAGTGACCTCCGTACCCACACCACCGGCACTACCACCATTGGTGGCGCTAATTAGGCCCTGACCACCCTGGCCACCGATAGCGCCCTCGCTGCCGCCGCTACCGCCATTACCACCGTGCGCAGTCCCCGCAGCCGTACTGCCCACATTGGCCTGCAACGCGCCAGTCCCGCCGTCGCCGCCGATGCCGCCACTGGTGGCATCGCCACCAGCACCCCCAGCACCGCCGTTACCGCCGGTCGCCGTACCGGTCACCGACACCGCACCAACGGAGCCCACCGCAGCGTCGCCACCGGCACCACCGTTAGCACCGGCCCCGCCGTTGGTGCCACTGGCCCCACCAGCCCCGCCGTTACCACCGGTCGCGCTACCACTGACCGTGCCGCCGTCCTGGGCCAACACGAAACCGCGGCCACCAGCACCACCATCACCACCATCGACACCGGCGCCACTAGCACCACCTACGCCGCCAACAGCCGTACCGGCGGCCGACGGATTACTCCCGGTAGCGCTGGGATCCAGCGCCCACACCGCAGCCTCACCACCAGCACCACCGACATGCCCGTCATACCCGGCACCACCAGCACCACCAGTGGCATCCCCAGAAGCCTGCCCCGTGCTGCCGCCGACCACCGTGAAGCCACCATGCACCCGGCCAGCACCACCGTCACCACCAGTACCCCCACCGCTACCAGCACCACCGGCCCCACCAGTCGCCGACCCCTCCGCAGTCGCGTTATCACCATTAGCGGAGAGGTAACCGCTACCACCGGAGCCTCCGACACTGCCCGCACCAGTACCCGAACCACCAGCACCGCCCAACGCCGTACCACTAGCGTGCTGCCCGGTGAACGGATAGAAGAAACCGCCCGCCAATTCGGCATCCCCGCCATTTCCACCGGTGCCGCTCTGAAGACCGTCACCGCCGGCACCTCCGGTAGCGCTGCCGGTCGCGGTGCTGTCCGCACCCCCGGCCCGCACCCAGCCGTGTCCGCCGTTCCCGCCGACCCCACCGGTACCCGTGGCATCACCGCCAGCACCGCCAGTGGCGTGAGCGTCGGTGATCACGCCAGCCTGGTTGGCCAACACACTGCCGGCCCCACCCGCACCACCGACGCTGCCCGCACCAGTACCAGACCCGCCCGCACCACCGATCGCGCTACCTTGCGCCGCGCTACCCGCACCATCGGCCTCCACACTGCCAGCACCGCCCGCACCACCGGCCCCGCCGAGATCCCCGGCCCCGCCCAGACCACCAGTGACCTCCGTACCCACACCACCGGCACTACCACCATTGGTGGCGGTGATCAGGCCATCACCACCCTGGCCACCGGTAGCGCCCTCGCTGCCGCCGCTACCGCCATTACCACCGTGCGCAGTCCCCGCAGCCGTACTGCCCACATCGGCCTTCACCGCGCCAGTCCCGCCGTCGCCGCCGATGCCGCCACTGGTGGCATCGCCACCAGCACCCCCAGCACCGCCGTTACCGCCGGTCGCCGTACCGGTCACCGACACCGCACCACTGGACCCCACCACCGCGTCGCCACCGGCACCACCGTTAGCACCGGCCCCGCCGTTGGTGCCACTGGCCCCACCAGCCCCGCCGTTACCACCGGTCGCGCTACCACTGACCGTGCCGCCGTCCTGGGCCAACACGAAACCGCGGCCACCAGCACCACCATCACCACCATCGACACCGGCGCCACTAGCACCACCTACGCCGCCAACAGCCGTACCGGCGGCCGACGGATTACTCCCGGTAGCGCTGGGATCCAGCGCCCACACCGCAGCCTCACCACCAGCACCACCGACATGCCCGTCATACCCGGCACCACCAGCACCACCAGTGGCATCCCCAGAAGCCTGCCCCGTGCTGCCGCCGACCACCGTGAAGCCACCATGCACCCGGCCAGCACCACCGTCACCACCAGTACCCCCACCGCTACCAGCACCACCGGCCCCACCAGTCGCCGACCCCTCCGCAGTCGCGTTATCACCATTAGCGGAGAGGTAACCGCTACCACCGGAGCCTCCGACACTTCCCGCACCAGTACCCGAACCACCAGCACCACCCAACGCCGTACCACTAGCGTGCTGCCCGGTGAAGCCGGGGAAGCCCCCGGTCAGGATCTGCGCGTCTCCCCCGCGGCCACCCGTACCGCCGTCCTTACCCTCACCACCGAGGCCACCGGTAGCCTTGCCCGTCGCAGTGCTGTCCCCGCCGTCGGCAGAAATGCTGGCGGCACCACCGCGACCACCCGTGCCACCGCTGGTGCCCTTGCCGCCGCCACCGCCGCTGGCGATGCTGTCGGCGTCACCTGCGGCACCACCGTTGGTGGCGCTGATGGCCGCCGCGCCACCCTCCCCGCCGACGCCGCCGGACGCGCCCCCAGCACCGCCGGCGCCGCCGGACGCGAGGCCCGTGGCGCTGCTACCGGCGCCGTCGGCGATCAGGCTGGCTGTCCCACCGGTACCGCCGGCACCACCGACGGCAGTGGCCGAACCAGCACCACCGGCACCGCCCGTACCGCCGACGGCCGTTCCGCTGATAACGCCACCGTTGGTGGCGTCGGACAGGGCGCCGCCACCACCACCGCCCCCGCCACCACCCATGCCGGGCCCGGCGGCGGTAGCCGCACCGCCGGTACCGCCGGTGCCACCCTTGCCGCCGACAGCAAGGTCGCCCACCGCCGCACCGGTGCCGCCAGCGCCGCCGGCACCTCCGCCTCCGAATGCACCGCCGTCGGTACCGGCACCGCCGGTACCGCCCGTACCACCCGTTCCACCGGCTTGCGGCACCCCGGCCACCAGGTCCTGGCCTGCGCCGCCGGCGCCACCCTTGCCGCCCGTACCGCCGGCACCGCCCCCGGTGTTGTTTATGCCGGCACCACCAGTACCGCCACCGCCGCCGTTACCGCCGGTACCGGCTTCGGCGCTGGGACCACCCGAGGCCCCGGTGCCACCGGTGCCACCGGTGCCACCGACACCTCCGACGCCGTTGTTGCCGCCGCCGTACCACAGGCCGGCCTTTCCGGCAGCCCCGCCTTCGCCGCCCGTGCCACCGTCAGCACCGGCACCGGCGTTGAACGTGTAGCTCGGATCACCCGCGCCACCCTGACCGCCTTGACCGCCTCGACCACCGTTACCGCCGTTACCGTCGACGCCCCCGAATCCGCCCGAGTTACCGCCGGTGCCGCCGCCGCCCGCGTGGCCGCCATGGCCGCCCGCCGTCGGGGCATTCGTCGCACTACCGTCCTGACCCGCACCGCCCATCCCGCCGTTACCGCCGAAGCCACCACGTCCGCCATTGCCGGCATTCCCGGTGCCGGCGGCCCCGCCCGAGCCCTGCACACCACCGTCACCTCCCTTGCCGCCGTCGGCGCCGGTACCACCGGTGCCGGCGCCCGCACCGACGTCAGCCGCACCGGTACCTCCGCTGCCACCGTTGCCACCCTGGCCTCCGGCACCGCCGTTGCCGTTGGAGCCGGTGCCGATGCCGTTGCCGCCATTGCCGCCTTGACCACCATTGCCGCCGGAAGTGCCCCCACCACCGCCTGCGGCGCCGGTCCCACCGGCGCCCCCGCTGCCGCCGATTCCGCCGTTACCGCCCGCACCGCCTGCGCCAGTGGCGCCTCCGATCGAAAGGAAGCCTGGGGCCCCACCGGCGCCGCCCACGCCGGCATTGCCGCCGTTACCGGCGGCACCTCCGTTGCCACCGGCCACCAGGTCCGTGCCGGCGAAGCCCATACCACCGCGGCCGCCCTGGCCGCCGGTTCCTCCGACCCCGCCGTCACCGGCCGTGGTGAACAGGCCGTGCGCGGCACCGCCGGCGCCGCCCGCCCCGCCTACACCGCCGTTGGTGCCGGCAAAACCGTCCACGTGTGAGGCCGTCCCGGTGGCGCCGGCGAAACCGGCCCCACCGGTACCACCCGCACCACCGGCACCGCCGCTGCCGAAGCCGCCGAACAACGCCCGGTTCGCCCCGCCCATACCGCCGACGCCCCCGGCACCACCATTCAGGGTCG
The nucleotide sequence above comes from Mycobacterium vicinigordonae. Encoded proteins:
- a CDS encoding PE family protein; protein product: MPQELVAATSNLSSLGSSIGAANAAAAASTTQLALAAQDEVSVAIAQLFGTFGQEYQAVSAQVALFHDQFAALLSGGGLQYAAAESFNASLANIPGQIMGAINTPTMLLLGRPLIGNGADGAAGTGQAGGAGGLLFGSGGNGGTGAAGGGAGGAGGDAGLFGNGGAGGAGGTGAAGGVGGTGGRGGAGGWLGGFGGAGGAGGIGGAGTATLNGGAGGVGGMGGANRALFGGFGSGGAGGAGGTGGAGFAGATGTASHVDGFAGTNGGVGGAGGAGGAAHGLFTTAGDGGVGGTGGQGGRGGMGFAGTDLVAGGNGGAAGNGGNAGVGGAGGAPGFLSIGGATGAGGAGGNGGIGGSGGAGGTGAAGGGGGTSGGNGGQGGNGGNGIGTGSNGNGGAGGQGGNGGSGGTGAADVGAGAGTGGTGADGGKGGDGGVQGSGGAAGTGNAGNGGRGGFGGNGGMGGAGQDGSATNAPTAGGHGGHAGGGGTGGNSGGFGGVDGNGGNGGRGGQGGQGGAGDPSYTFNAGAGADGGTGGEGGAAGKAGLWYGGGNNGVGGVGGTGGTGGTGASGGPSAEAGTGGNGGGGGTGGAGINNTGGGAGGTGGKGGAGGAGQDLVAGVPQAGGTGGTGGTGGAGTDGGAFGGGGAGGAGGTGAAVGDLAVGGKGGTGGTGGAATAAGPGMGGGGGGGGGGALSDATNGGVISGTAVGGTGGAGGAGSATAVGGAGGTGGTASLIADGAGSSATGLASGGAGGAGGASGGVGGEGGAAAISATNGGAAGDADSIASGGGGGKGTSGGTGGRGGAASISADGGDSTATGKATGGLGGEGKDGGTGGRGGDAQILTGGFPGFTGQHASGTALGGAGGSGTGAGSVGGSGGSGYLSANGDNATAEGSATGGAGGAGSGGGTGGDGGAGRVHGGFTVVGGSTGQASGDATGGAGGAGYDGHVGGAGGEAAVWALDPSATGSNPSAAGTAVGGVGGASGAGVDGGDGGAGGRGFVLAQDGGTVSGSATGGNGGAGGASGTNGGAGANGGAGGDAVVGSSGAVSVTGTATGGNGGAGGAGGDATSGGIGGDGGTGAVKADVGSTAAGTAHGGNGGSGGSEGATGGQGGDGLITATNGGSAGGVGTEVTGGLGGAGDLGGAGGAGGAGSVEADGAGSAAQGSAIGGAGGSGTGAGSVGGAGGAGSVLANQAGVITDAHATGGAGGDATGTGGVGGNGGHGWVRAGGADSTATGSATGGAGGDGLQSGTGGNGGDAELAGGFFYPFTGQHASGTALGGAGGSGTGAGSVGGSGGSGYLSANGDNATAEGSATGGAGGAGSGGGTGGDGGAGRVHGGFTVVGGSTGQASGDATGGAGGAGYDGHVGGAGGEAAVWALDPSATGSNPSAAGTAVGGVGGASGAGVDGGDGGAGGRGFVLAQDGGTVSGSATGGNGGAGGASGTNGGAGANGGAGGDAAVGSVGAVSVTGTATGGNGGAGGAGGDATSGGIGGDGGTGALQANVGSTAAGTAHGGNGGSGGSEGAIGGQGGQGLISATNGGSAGGVGTEVTGGLGGAGDLGGAGGAGGAGSVEADGAGSAAQGSAIGGAGGSGTGAGSVGGAGGAGSVLANQAGVITDAHATGGAGGDATGTGGVGGNGGHGWVRAGGADSTATGSATGGAGGDGLQSGTGGNGGHAELVSGYYTPFTGQHASGAVLGGAGGTGTGAGSVGGSGGSGYLSANGDNATAAGKATAGAGGGATLGGFGGNGGDARIHGGFTIGGGSTAHATGVAQGGAGGSGTSGHFGGNGGEADIWALDPANTGGNATAGGTAIGGVGGNSGAGLDGGNGGAGGGGYVQALDGGRATGTATGGAGGNGGDSGTNGGTGGTGGDARPGIVFAQGTDVVNADGTGGNGGNGGAGGDAANGGNGGLGGIGTAGAGPGVGGNGGNGGAGSTPGAGGDGSGGLGGSGGDGTGATGDNGTDGGPGQPDGTPGTPGQNGNNQP